The following coding sequences are from one Clostridioides difficile ATCC 9689 = DSM 1296 window:
- a CDS encoding ATP-dependent helicase: MININYREDQIPIINYDNGTMAVPAVPGAGKTFIITNLVAKLLLEQKHKGGKILILTYMNSAVNNFKGRIRKILEENKIDDTNSYEVMTIHSLAVKIIKEKPEVVMLSEDFNIADDLQKSIILNECISRFRFEGGERAFRWFLKEQKDERWKEITLEAWERGFFEFAGNAISELKYKGISPDKLEEILSRGHKGMLKIILPIYKLYDRKLKQNGLLDYDDILILAEKTLSLDEGLRKKFQTRYKYIFEDECQDSNEIQGNIIKIISSENKNLVRVGDINQSITGTFSSSDPKFFKEFINSADFCYRMDMSNRSSKDILDLANTLVKYVTKEFRQKECRHALEDMQIKTVPNGMGYKENPNPEHYNINVKWYESWKIEIEQTARYVKGIKNKYPDKSIGILVPFNEQVTQVAKELRENNLTFEELGPNSLNKRKVINNIAYIIDFMLHCDDVEKLIVVLNKVFIDTDNEEEIKYFLEELKNYSTEEIIYNFEFSKLDNDLIEFKEESDIYLSFKRGIDIIKQILEYPIIRLDLLVLFIGKKLNLEKEDKAVLDYISFYIKYLVSENINMDLEDVYNLLFDVKNRVFNHIIDVVYEINGYEPEPGSITLCNYHKSKGMEWDCVFLLGLVEYNFPDNINQKFQSDKWYLKEKYKNPMAIIKSEVEAILKGSISTDYAHKTKIDSINEKIRLLYVGITRAKEMLVLSGSAYRDESDIGNKRKEQKPCIYLSRLNQHIIEKRSN; this comes from the coding sequence ATGATTAATATAAATTATAGAGAAGACCAGATACCAATAATAAATTACGATAATGGTACTATGGCAGTACCAGCAGTACCAGGTGCTGGAAAAACATTTATAATAACAAATTTAGTAGCTAAACTATTACTTGAACAGAAACATAAGGGTGGTAAAATATTAATTCTTACATATATGAATAGTGCTGTAAATAATTTTAAAGGTAGAATAAGAAAGATTCTTGAAGAGAATAAAATAGATGATACTAATTCGTATGAAGTAATGACTATACACAGTTTGGCTGTAAAAATAATAAAGGAAAAGCCAGAAGTTGTAATGTTAAGTGAGGATTTTAATATAGCTGATGATTTGCAAAAAAGTATTATATTAAATGAATGTATAAGTAGATTTAGATTTGAAGGTGGAGAAAGAGCTTTTAGATGGTTTTTAAAGGAGCAAAAAGATGAACGCTGGAAAGAAATAACTCTTGAAGCCTGGGAAAGAGGTTTTTTTGAATTTGCAGGAAATGCAATAAGTGAACTTAAGTATAAGGGAATTTCTCCAGATAAACTTGAAGAAATATTGTCAAGAGGACACAAAGGAATGCTTAAAATTATTTTACCAATATATAAATTGTATGATAGAAAATTAAAGCAAAATGGATTGCTAGATTATGATGATATATTAATTTTAGCAGAAAAAACTTTAAGCTTAGACGAAGGGCTTAGAAAGAAGTTTCAAACTAGATACAAATATATATTTGAAGATGAGTGTCAGGACTCAAATGAAATTCAAGGTAATATAATAAAAATTATATCTAGCGAAAATAAAAACCTAGTTAGAGTTGGAGATATAAATCAGAGTATAACAGGAACATTTTCATCATCAGACCCTAAATTTTTTAAAGAATTTATAAATAGTGCAGATTTCTGTTATAGGATGGATATGTCAAATCGAAGTTCAAAAGATATACTTGATTTAGCAAACACTCTTGTCAAGTATGTTACAAAGGAATTTAGACAGAAAGAATGTAGACATGCTCTTGAAGATATGCAAATAAAAACTGTGCCAAATGGAATGGGATATAAAGAAAATCCTAATCCAGAACATTATAATATAAATGTAAAGTGGTATGAGAGTTGGAAAATTGAAATAGAGCAAACTGCTAGATACGTTAAGGGTATAAAAAATAAATATCCAGATAAAAGTATAGGTATATTGGTTCCATTTAATGAACAAGTGACACAAGTTGCTAAAGAACTTAGAGAGAATAATCTAACCTTTGAAGAATTAGGACCAAATTCTTTGAATAAAAGGAAGGTTATAAACAATATAGCATATATTATTGATTTTATGTTACATTGTGATGATGTAGAAAAGTTAATAGTTGTACTTAATAAAGTTTTTATAGATACTGATAATGAAGAAGAAATAAAGTATTTTTTAGAAGAATTAAAAAACTATTCTACCGAAGAAATTATTTATAATTTTGAATTTAGTAAGTTAGATAATGATTTAATAGAATTTAAAGAAGAAAGTGATATATACTTAAGTTTTAAAAGAGGAATAGATATTATAAAACAGATATTAGAATATCCAATAATAAGGTTAGACCTCTTAGTTTTGTTTATTGGGAAAAAACTTAATTTAGAAAAAGAAGATAAAGCTGTACTGGATTATATATCTTTTTATATAAAGTATCTAGTATCAGAAAATATAAATATGGATTTAGAAGATGTATATAATTTATTGTTTGATGTAAAGAACAGGGTGTTTAATCATATAATAGATGTGGTATATGAGATAAATGGATATGAACCAGAGCCCGGTAGTATAACACTATGTAACTATCATAAATCAAAGGGGATGGAATGGGATTGTGTGTTTTTACTAGGTCTTGTTGAATATAATTTCCCTGACAATATTAATCAAAAGTTTCAGAGTGATAAATGGTATCTAAAAGAAAAATATAAAAACCCTATGGCAATTATTAAATCAGAAGTTGAAGCTATATTAAAAGGAAGTATTTCAACAGATTATGCTCATAAAACGAAGATTGATTCTATAAATGAAAAGATTAGACTTTTATATGTAGGGATTACTAGAGCAAAGGAAATGTTAGTACTTTCAGGAAGTGCTTATAGAGATGAAAGTGATATAGGGAATAAGAGAAAAGAGCAAAAACCATGTATATATTTAAGCAGACTTAATCAACATATTATTGAAAAAAGGTCAAATTAA
- a CDS encoding PD-(D/E)XK nuclease family protein, giving the protein MNDKLKYFSYSQNSINTYKSCPLKFKYKYIDRINWKNDDVGSREYYETLKTGRDFHLICERYFSNIPLGIYFNEDDKNSKKFLKWMENIKKVVPIEKGKTYLPEYEVRMTLNGDIIQAKYDLVVIGNNNIEIWDWKTESKKIDYKHVENRIQTIVYMFLAKEVIPKVLKMDINVKDINMRYYQPEFDDLPITILYDEEKHEANRNKIQNYISMIKNTNYEEHTYEDNLYNDIEKVYNKEERMCYRNKKHCKYCEFNKLCNGKEIDYSILEAEIYGT; this is encoded by the coding sequence GTGAACGATAAATTAAAATATTTTTCTTATAGTCAAAATTCAATTAACACATATAAATCATGTCCATTGAAATTTAAATATAAATATATTGATAGAATAAATTGGAAAAATGATGATGTTGGTAGTAGAGAGTATTATGAAACTTTAAAAACAGGAAGAGATTTTCATTTGATTTGTGAAAGATATTTTAGCAATATACCTCTTGGAATCTATTTTAATGAGGATGATAAAAATAGTAAAAAGTTTTTAAAGTGGATGGAAAATATAAAAAAAGTTGTTCCTATTGAAAAAGGAAAAACGTATTTGCCAGAATATGAAGTAAGGATGACATTAAATGGGGATATAATACAGGCAAAGTATGATTTAGTTGTAATTGGAAATAACAATATAGAAATATGGGATTGGAAAACCGAGTCTAAAAAGATTGACTATAAACACGTAGAAAATAGAATACAAACTATTGTTTATATGTTTTTAGCAAAAGAAGTAATACCTAAAGTTTTAAAAATGGACATAAATGTTAAAGATATAAATATGAGATATTATCAACCTGAATTTGATGACTTACCAATTACCATTTTATATGATGAAGAAAAACATGAAGCAAATAGAAATAAAATTCAAAATTATATAAGTATGATAAAAAACACTAATTATGAAGAACATACATACGAAGACAATCTATACAATGATATAGAAAAGGTATATAATAAAGAAGAACGTATGTGCTATAGAAATAAAAAGCATTGCAAGTATTGTGAATTTAATAAGTTATGTAATGGCAAAGAAATAGATTATAGTATTTTGGAGGCGGAAATTTATGGGACTTAG
- the addB gene encoding helicase-exonuclease AddAB subunit AddB: MGLRFVLGRSGSGKSTYILDEIKKEAQKNETTSIILLVPEQYTFEAENRVSKLFLGKEKDKYLRVRVLSFKTLSNIVFSQVGGLTDVNINSSGKAMMVYRAIEDVSEELNVFSKSKSQSGFVSSITDMISEMKQYNISPEMLENISGELDNETLSLKLKDISKIYNSFEGKLHENYVDAQDMLTSLASKIELSSYLDGACVYIDEFTGFTPNQYNVIKSILNKSKSVNISLTVDDINYIGYSKSDMFSRTKFTYSKLTQLCNEEGIKILPQVNLNTGVIKRFEKVKELQHLERFYNAYPYKIYSNPTENIKIKEFNNLYSEVEEIAREIVHLVRDKNVRYRDITIATRDLNRYDFLVHSIFNEYNIPNFIDKKREAKSNPIVILIISTLEMKNRRYGYETMFRYLKSGLIGIDNDDINLLENYVLANGIKGKKWFDEKWDYRITQSLSGQESEFELELKEKINEIKNRVLEPIVILQEKLRGKNRVKEICRYIYEFLLDINMPETIESLIVNFKDKGELDVANQYSQVWDIVVDILDQMVELMGDEIISLEKFIKLITLGFDEYELGLVPPSIDQVLVSSVDRMKNPDTKYLYLVGTTDGVFPLITKDSGILSDNDRESLGNKGIEVDIDSKTRSFEEQFLVYKALTSTSKNLTITYPISDHEGKTLRPSIIISRLKKIFPNIENKSYLVEENKSTDKDILKKITVKSPTFNELINIIKNYDSDGYNTEEINSIWLDIYRYYLKDEVYSSITKKVIKGLSYTNQVHKIEEKKIRSLYKSNSLSISRLEKYAECPFAYFIQYGLKAKKRKEYSFTPPDLGTFIHNILDRFSKELLQDNLTWRDIDEKYIELKIGIIVDEIILKIPGYILNSSERYKYLAYRLKNMLTTAITIISQQIKQGSFEPIDYEVKFGNNGKYPPIKMVLENGQEVSLIGQIDRVDEFEEGENKYIRIIDYKSGNKSISLTEIYYGLQLQLLVYLDAILESAKDEDININPAAILYCRINNPIAKFNEDKDDEEIQEAILKELRMKGLVVKDSHIVKEMDKSLIDGERKNSLVIPVGLTKDGNVGKSTSAISYEDFKLLRKYVRHAIKDLCEEMLSGEIRIAPYKHKDGTSCDFCDYSAICQFDSTIKDNKYKNLNNKSNEEIIKMMKGDVN; encoded by the coding sequence ATGGGACTTAGGTTTGTATTAGGTAGAAGTGGAAGTGGAAAATCCACCTATATACTAGATGAAATTAAAAAAGAAGCTCAAAAAAATGAAACGACATCAATTATACTTTTAGTTCCAGAACAGTACACATTTGAGGCTGAAAATAGAGTAAGTAAGCTATTCTTAGGAAAAGAAAAAGATAAGTATCTAAGAGTTAGGGTACTTAGCTTTAAGACACTAAGTAATATAGTTTTTTCTCAAGTAGGAGGATTGACAGATGTAAATATAAATTCTAGTGGAAAAGCAATGATGGTATATAGAGCTATTGAAGATGTAAGTGAAGAATTAAATGTGTTTTCAAAATCAAAATCGCAGTCTGGTTTTGTAAGTTCAATTACAGATATGATATCAGAAATGAAACAATACAATATAAGCCCTGAAATGTTAGAAAATATATCTGGAGAATTGGATAATGAAACTTTAAGTTTAAAATTAAAAGATATAAGTAAAATATATAATTCTTTTGAAGGGAAATTGCATGAAAATTATGTAGATGCTCAAGATATGTTAACTTCATTGGCAAGTAAAATTGAATTAAGCAGTTATTTAGATGGAGCTTGTGTTTATATAGATGAATTTACAGGTTTTACACCAAATCAGTACAATGTCATAAAGAGTATATTAAATAAGTCTAAAAGTGTTAATATCTCTTTGACTGTAGATGATATCAACTATATTGGGTACAGTAAATCTGATATGTTTTCTAGAACGAAATTTACTTATTCAAAATTGACTCAATTGTGCAACGAAGAAGGCATAAAAATATTGCCACAAGTAAATTTAAACACAGGTGTTATAAAAAGATTTGAAAAAGTTAAGGAATTACAGCACTTAGAAAGATTTTATAATGCTTATCCATATAAAATATATTCAAATCCAACTGAAAATATAAAGATAAAAGAGTTTAACAATTTATATTCAGAGGTGGAAGAGATAGCCAGAGAAATTGTACATTTAGTTAGAGATAAGAATGTCAGATATAGAGATATAACCATTGCTACAAGAGATTTAAATAGATATGATTTTTTAGTACACTCTATATTTAATGAATATAATATACCAAACTTTATAGATAAGAAGAGAGAGGCAAAAAGTAATCCAATAGTTATTTTAATTATTTCAACTTTAGAAATGAAGAATAGACGATATGGGTATGAAACTATGTTTAGGTATTTAAAAAGTGGACTTATAGGAATTGATAATGATGATATAAATTTACTAGAAAATTATGTGTTGGCTAATGGGATTAAAGGTAAAAAATGGTTTGATGAAAAATGGGATTATAGAATAACTCAAAGTCTTTCAGGTCAAGAAAGTGAATTTGAACTGGAATTAAAAGAGAAAATAAATGAAATAAAAAATAGAGTATTAGAGCCTATAGTAATTTTACAAGAAAAATTAAGAGGAAAAAATAGAGTAAAAGAAATCTGTAGATATATATATGAATTTTTATTAGATATAAATATGCCAGAAACTATAGAAAGTTTAATAGTAAATTTTAAGGATAAAGGGGAACTTGATGTTGCAAATCAATACTCACAAGTTTGGGACATAGTAGTGGACATATTAGACCAAATGGTGGAACTTATGGGTGATGAAATAATTTCTTTAGAAAAATTTATAAAATTAATAACCTTAGGTTTTGATGAATATGAATTAGGACTGGTTCCTCCTAGTATAGACCAGGTACTTGTAAGTAGTGTGGATAGAATGAAAAATCCAGACACGAAATATTTATACCTAGTTGGAACTACTGATGGTGTGTTTCCGCTGATTACAAAGGATAGTGGAATATTGAGTGATAATGATAGGGAAAGTCTTGGAAACAAAGGAATCGAAGTTGATATTGATAGTAAGACTAGGAGTTTTGAAGAACAGTTTCTTGTATATAAAGCTCTTACTTCGACATCTAAGAATTTAACCATAACATATCCAATATCAGACCATGAAGGTAAAACGCTTAGACCATCAATAATTATATCAAGACTTAAGAAGATATTTCCAAATATAGAAAATAAAAGTTATTTAGTGGAAGAAAATAAAAGCACTGATAAAGATATACTTAAAAAAATAACGGTTAAATCCCCTACATTTAATGAACTTATAAACATAATAAAAAATTATGACAGTGATGGTTACAATACAGAAGAGATTAATAGTATTTGGTTAGATATATATAGGTACTATTTAAAAGATGAAGTCTATAGTTCTATAACAAAAAAAGTTATAAAAGGTCTTAGTTATACTAATCAAGTTCATAAGATTGAAGAGAAAAAAATAAGGTCATTGTATAAAAGTAATTCTCTTAGCATATCTAGGCTTGAAAAATATGCTGAATGTCCATTTGCTTATTTTATACAATATGGTCTAAAAGCAAAAAAGCGTAAAGAGTATTCATTTACACCACCAGATTTAGGAACTTTTATTCATAATATTTTAGATAGGTTTTCAAAAGAACTTTTACAAGATAATTTAACTTGGAGAGATATTGATGAAAAATATATAGAATTAAAGATAGGTATAATAGTTGATGAAATAATTTTAAAGATACCAGGATATATATTAAATAGTTCTGAGAGGTATAAATACCTTGCATATAGATTAAAGAATATGTTGACAACTGCTATAACTATAATTAGTCAGCAAATAAAACAAGGTTCATTTGAACCAATAGATTATGAAGTTAAATTTGGCAACAATGGAAAATATCCACCTATAAAAATGGTGTTAGAAAATGGACAAGAAGTAAGTTTAATTGGACAAATAGATAGAGTTGATGAATTTGAAGAAGGAGAAAATAAATATATAAGAATAATAGATTATAAGTCAGGCAATAAGTCCATAAGTCTAACAGAAATATATTATGGTCTACAATTACAATTACTTGTGTATTTAGATGCAATCCTTGAAAGTGCAAAGGATGAAGATATAAATATAAATCCAGCTGCAATACTATATTGTAGAATAAATAATCCAATAGCAAAATTTAATGAAGATAAAGATGATGAAGAAATACAAGAAGCAATATTAAAAGAACTTAGAATGAAGGGGCTTGTAGTAAAAGACTCTCACATAGTTAAAGAGATGGATAAATCATTAATAGATGGAGAAAGGAAAAACTCTTTAGTAATACCAGTAGGTCTTACTAAGGATGGAAATGTAGGTAAAAGTACTTCAGCAATAAGCTATGAGGATTTCAAACTGCTTAGAAAATATGTAAGGCATGCTATAAAGGATTTATGTGAAGAAATGTTAAGTGGAGAAATACGTATAGCTCCATATAAACATAAAGATGGAACATCATGTGACTTTTGTGATTACTCTGCTATATGTCAGTTTGATTCAACTATAAAAGATAACAAGTATAAAAATTTAAATAATAAGAGTAATGAAGAGATAATAAAAATGATGAAAGGAGATGTTAATTAG
- the addA gene encoding helicase-exonuclease AddAB subunit AddA, translated as MSSPKWTKEQLEVIESRECNLLVAAAAGSGKTAVLVERIIQMITSRENPIDIDKLLVVTFTNAAASEMRERIGDAIGKALDENPENKHLQNQLVLLNKSSITTIHSFCLDVIKSNFHRINLDPNFRIGDQTECAILKQEAIEEVFEDLYEERDEGFLNLVESYAERGGDKEVQDIILGIYSFAMASPEPKKWLIDSAERFNIDENFDFSQSIWARAILDTVKIEINGLCLNMERALKEVESIEELETFAEKLSVEYKKIADISQACNKSWDEAYKKMASMSFENYVKGVKRISKDAPSYIKESKEKAKTIRDKTKKSLESIVSATFNKDNDSIREEIKYLYNIVKPISSVVLRFEEEYSNKKREKGIIDFNDIEHFALNILTDVDEKGNIVPSDIAVGYRNKFYEIFIDEYQDSNLVQEVLLKAVANTETPNRFMVGDVKQSIYRFRQAKPELFLQKYNNYNDKKGSSHRKIMLYKNFRSREEVVDAVNYIFENIMNENIGEIEYTEKERLNLGANFNVDTDEKSIIGGATEIHLIQKDNKLDDDIINDKDDRINNKEDEIEEEEKLDNIQLEARMVGNIIKDLMKVNEDGKIQKVYDKGIDGYRPVEFRDIVILLRATSAWAPVFADELMNMDIPTYADVGVGYFDTIEIKTILSLLQIIDNPMQDIPLISVLKSPIFGFTPEDLIDIRVQSKDKIFYEVLKSTAEYDGFTDSQNENESEFIPSEECINKSKDFLIKLKEFKEKSMYMSTDEFIWYLYTRTGYYAYVGALPGGSQRQANLKVLFERAKQFEETSLKGIFNFVNFIEKLKKSSSDMGSAKTLGENANVVRIMSIHKSKGLEFPVVICSAMGKNFNTQDFKKSILYHHNLGYGPQFVDYERRISFPSIAKEALKSKINIENLSEEMRVLYVAFTRAKEKLIITGSTRNIQDSIKRWSNGIESLDTISQYEILKGKNFLDWIMPCVLRHRDLSNLLEEVGLDAVFNVEHNSKWYGKLWNKNDILVEKKSDEEKESIEEILEKIDVDNPDSDYYSEIEEKLNYIYPYEFSTRKPATISVTEIKKIQNNYEEELINTIFEQKVILKKPLFIQNEEEREKISGTERGTIVHLVMEVLDLKNVSSVNDIKSQIRGFVSKGIITEKQASIVNPYKIYKFFASNIGKRMLNAEIINREKSIYAQVNMKDIYIYEKLINNDDKKLYDNESVMLRGIVDAYFEEDNQIVLVDYKTDFVNEENINQIIEKYKKQLDLYADIIETLTGKSVKEKCIYLFGVDEAVCY; from the coding sequence GTGAGTTCTCCTAAATGGACAAAAGAGCAATTAGAAGTTATAGAAAGTAGAGAATGCAATTTATTGGTTGCTGCTGCTGCTGGTTCAGGAAAAACAGCCGTGCTAGTTGAGCGTATAATTCAAATGATAACAAGTAGAGAAAATCCAATTGATATAGATAAGTTATTAGTTGTTACATTTACTAATGCTGCTGCGTCAGAAATGAGAGAGAGGATAGGGGATGCTATAGGAAAAGCCTTAGATGAAAACCCAGAAAATAAACATTTACAAAACCAACTTGTTTTATTAAATAAATCTAGTATTACAACAATACACTCATTCTGTTTGGATGTTATAAAATCAAACTTTCATAGAATAAACTTAGACCCTAATTTCAGAATAGGAGACCAAACTGAATGTGCTATTTTGAAACAAGAAGCAATAGAGGAAGTATTTGAAGATTTATATGAAGAAAGAGATGAGGGGTTTTTAAATTTAGTTGAAAGTTATGCAGAAAGAGGAGGAGATAAAGAAGTACAAGATATTATCTTGGGAATATATTCATTTGCAATGGCTTCTCCTGAACCTAAAAAATGGTTGATTGACTCAGCAGAACGATTTAATATTGATGAAAATTTTGATTTTTCACAGTCTATTTGGGCTAGAGCTATATTAGACACTGTAAAAATAGAGATTAATGGTCTTTGTCTAAATATGGAAAGGGCATTAAAAGAAGTGGAATCAATAGAAGAATTAGAAACTTTTGCAGAAAAGTTATCTGTTGAATATAAAAAAATTGCTGACATTTCACAAGCATGTAATAAATCTTGGGATGAGGCATATAAAAAGATGGCAAGTATGTCCTTTGAAAATTATGTAAAAGGAGTAAAAAGAATTTCAAAAGATGCTCCTTCGTATATAAAAGAATCAAAAGAAAAGGCAAAAACTATAAGAGATAAGACTAAGAAGTCTTTAGAAAGTATAGTAAGTGCTACATTCAATAAAGATAATGATTCTATTAGAGAAGAAATAAAATATCTTTATAACATAGTTAAACCAATATCTAGTGTTGTACTGAGATTTGAAGAGGAATATAGCAATAAGAAAAGAGAAAAAGGAATAATAGATTTTAACGATATAGAGCATTTTGCATTAAATATACTTACAGATGTAGATGAAAAAGGTAATATTGTACCTTCTGATATAGCAGTTGGATATAGAAACAAGTTTTATGAAATATTTATAGATGAATATCAGGATAGTAATCTAGTGCAGGAAGTACTGCTTAAAGCTGTTGCAAATACAGAAACTCCAAATAGATTTATGGTTGGTGATGTAAAACAGAGTATATATAGATTTAGACAAGCAAAGCCAGAATTATTTTTGCAAAAATATAATAACTATAATGATAAAAAGGGAAGTTCCCATAGAAAAATAATGCTTTACAAAAATTTTAGAAGTAGAGAAGAAGTTGTAGATGCTGTAAATTATATATTTGAAAATATAATGAATGAGAATATAGGAGAAATTGAATATACAGAAAAAGAAAGACTAAATTTAGGTGCAAATTTTAATGTGGATACAGACGAGAAATCTATTATTGGTGGAGCAACGGAGATACACCTAATACAAAAAGATAATAAACTTGATGATGATATTATAAATGATAAAGACGATAGAATTAATAACAAAGAAGATGAAATAGAGGAAGAAGAAAAATTAGATAATATACAACTTGAGGCTAGAATGGTTGGAAACATCATCAAAGATTTAATGAAAGTCAATGAAGATGGAAAAATTCAAAAGGTCTATGATAAGGGAATAGATGGATATAGACCTGTGGAATTTAGAGATATAGTTATTCTTTTAAGAGCTACATCTGCATGGGCTCCAGTGTTTGCAGATGAATTGATGAATATGGATATACCAACATATGCTGATGTTGGAGTGGGGTATTTTGATACGATTGAAATAAAAACAATATTGTCATTACTTCAAATAATAGATAATCCAATGCAAGATATACCTCTTATATCTGTATTAAAATCACCTATATTTGGATTTACACCAGAGGATTTGATTGATATTAGAGTTCAGAGTAAAGATAAAATTTTTTATGAGGTTTTAAAAAGTACAGCAGAGTATGATGGATTTACAGATTCTCAAAATGAAAATGAGTCTGAGTTTATACCAAGTGAAGAGTGCATAAACAAAAGTAAAGATTTTTTAATTAAGCTAAAGGAATTTAAAGAAAAGTCAATGTACATGAGTACAGATGAATTTATATGGTACTTGTACACAAGGACTGGATACTATGCCTATGTTGGAGCATTGCCAGGTGGAAGTCAAAGACAAGCTAATTTAAAAGTATTGTTTGAGAGAGCAAAACAATTTGAAGAAACCAGTCTTAAAGGAATATTCAACTTTGTAAATTTTATAGAGAAATTAAAAAAATCTAGTTCTGATATGGGAAGTGCAAAAACACTTGGTGAGAATGCAAATGTTGTTAGAATAATGAGTATTCATAAAAGTAAAGGTCTAGAATTTCCAGTAGTCATATGCTCTGCAATGGGTAAAAATTTCAATACTCAAGATTTTAAAAAGAGTATTTTATATCATCATAATTTAGGGTATGGACCTCAATTTGTAGACTATGAGAGAAGGATTTCTTTTCCAAGTATAGCCAAAGAAGCATTAAAAAGCAAAATAAATATAGAAAATTTATCAGAAGAGATGAGAGTTTTATATGTTGCATTTACAAGAGCTAAAGAAAAATTGATTATAACTGGTTCTACTAGAAATATACAAGATAGTATAAAGAGATGGTCAAATGGAATTGAAAGTTTAGATACAATATCACAATACGAGATATTAAAAGGTAAAAATTTTTTAGATTGGATAATGCCTTGTGTATTAAGACATAGGGATTTATCTAATCTACTAGAAGAAGTAGGATTAGACGCAGTTTTTAATGTTGAACATAATTCAAAATGGTATGGAAAGTTGTGGAATAAGAATGATATTTTAGTGGAAAAGAAGAGTGATGAAGAAAAAGAAAGTATTGAAGAAATTCTTGAAAAAATAGATGTAGATAATCCTGACAGTGATTATTACAGTGAAATAGAAGAAAAATTAAACTATATATATCCATATGAATTTAGTACAAGAAAACCTGCTACTATATCTGTTACAGAAATAAAAAAGATACAAAATAATTATGAAGAAGAGTTAATAAATACTATATTTGAACAAAAAGTAATATTAAAAAAGCCTCTATTTATTCAAAATGAAGAAGAAAGAGAAAAAATAAGTGGAACAGAAAGAGGTACAATAGTCCATTTAGTTATGGAGGTTTTAGACTTAAAAAATGTAAGTAGTGTAAATGATATAAAATCACAAATAAGAGGTTTTGTTTCAAAAGGTATAATAACAGAAAAACAAGCTAGTATAGTAAATCCATATAAAATATATAAATTTTTTGCCTCTAACATAGGAAAAAGAATGTTGAATGCTGAAATTATAAATAGAGAAAAATCAATTTATGCACAAGTAAATATGAAAGACATATATATTTATGAAAAGCTTATAAACAATGACGATAAAAAACTTTATGATAATGAAAGTGTCATGTTAAGAGGTATAGTTGATGCTTATTTTGAAGAAGATAATCAAATAGTTTTGGTGGATTATAAAACAGATTTTGTAAATGAGGAAAATATAAATCAAATAATAGAGAAATATAAAAAACAGTTGGATTTATATGCAGATATTATTGAAACTTTAACTGGTAAGTCAGTAAAAGAGAAATGTATATATTTATTTGGAGTTGATGAAGCTGTTTGTTATTAG